From Cydia splendana chromosome 4, ilCydSple1.2, whole genome shotgun sequence, one genomic window encodes:
- the LOC134789516 gene encoding NADH dehydrogenase [ubiquinone] iron-sulfur protein 3, mitochondrial-like codes for MNRILSSIVKNTIAHVFKRSLRVSNIVSSDDCGKGNDPCKSKDPCAEKDVSSDRVQVEKGFALQPIDVKAWTLRKHDNATRQRLYEFGLYVAACIPKFVQKIQMTHTDELEILVAPEGMFCVLSFMAFHQNACFSQCSLVTAIDVPSRVYRFEVAYMLRSFRFATRARVKTYTDELTPLHSAYEIWRGVNWFERETYDMFGVIFTHHPDLRRILTDYGFTGHPLRKDFPLVGYTEVRYDDELKKIVYEPVEFAQENRSFQLQSPWTYYREFHEGYNCPPAPPKKA; via the coding sequence ATGAATAGAATTTTATCCTCTATAGTTAAAAATACAATAGCACATGTTTTTAAACGTTCACTCCGCGTATCAAACATTGTATCAAGCGATGATTGTGGCAAGGGGAATGATCCCTGTAAAAGCAAGGATCCATGCGCAGAGAAAGATGTAAGCAGCGACAGGGTGCAGGTAGAGAAAGGATTTGCTTTGCAGCCCATCGATGTCAAAGCTTGGACCCTTAGGAAACATGACAATGCAACTAGGCAAAGGCTTTATGAATTCGGCTTATACGTTGCTGCGTGTATACCGAAATTTGTTCAGAAGATTCAGATGACACATACAGATGAGCTTGAAATTCTTGTAGCTCCCGAAGGTATGTTTTGTGTCTTGAGCTTCATGGCTTTTCACCAAAATGCCTGTTTTAGTCAATGTTCATTAGTTACTGCTATAGATGTTCCTTCGCGTGTGTATAGATTTGAAGTCGCTTACATGCTCCGAAGCTTCCGATTTGCAACAAGGGCGAGAGTCAAAACTTACACGGACGAATTGACGCCCCTACATTCAGCGTACGAAATATGGCGCGGCGTTAATTGGTTTGAAAGAGAAACATACGATATGTTCGGCGTTATCTTTACGCATCACCCGGACTTGAGGAGAATCTTAACCGACTATGGGTTTACAGGACACCCGTTGCGAAAAGATTTTCCCCTGGTAGGGTATACAGAGGTTCGTTACGATGACGAATTGAAGAAGATCGTGTATGAACCGGTAGAGTTTGCCCAGGAAAATCGCAGTTTCCAGCTGCAGTCGCCTTGGACGTATTACAGAGAATTCCACGAGGGCTACAATTGCCCACCCGCTCCACCTAAAAAAGCctaa